Proteins from one Lonchura striata isolate bLonStr1 chromosome 6, bLonStr1.mat, whole genome shotgun sequence genomic window:
- the EMC7 gene encoding endoplasmic reticulum membrane protein complex subunit 7: protein MAARGAGLCLALLWLSAAPLPRGARGSEPGGPAEPSGGAGPGERFKIEGRAVVPGVKPQDWIAGARVLVDGEEHVGFLKTDGSFVVHDVPSGSYVVEVISPAHKFEPVRVDITSKGKMRARYVNYIKPSEVVRLPYPLQMKSSGPPSYFIKRESWGWTDFLMNPMVMMMVLPLLIFVLLPKVVNTSDPDMRREMEQSMNMLNSNHELPDVSEFMTRLFSSKSSSKSGGSSSKAGKSSSGKRR, encoded by the exons atggcggcgcggggcgcggggctgTGCCTGGCGCTGCTCTGGCTCTCGgcggcgccgctgccccgcggcGCCCGCGGCTCCGAGCCCGGCGGGCCGGCGGAGCCGTCGGGCGGCGCGGGCCCCGGGGAGCGGTTTAAGATCGAGGGCCGGGCCGTGGTGCCCGGGGTGAAGCCGCAGGACTGGATCGCGGGGGCCCGGGTGCTGGTGGACGGGGAGGAGCACGTCGGCTTCCTGAA GACAGATGGAAGTTTTGTGGTTCATGATGTACCTTCAGGATCTTACGTAGTGGAAGTTATATCCCCTGCTCATAAATTTGAGCCTGTTCGAGTTGACATAACTTCAAAAGGCAAAATGAG AGCAAGATATGTGAATTACATCAAACCCTCTGAAGTTGTCAGGCTGCCATACCCACTCCAGATGAAATCTTCTGGACCACCTTCATACTTTATAAAGAGAGAATCTTGGGGATGGACAGATTTCCTCATGAACCCTATG GTGATGATGATGGTTCTTCCATTACTGATATTTGTGCTTTTGCCTAAAGTTGTCAACACCAGTGATCCTGATATGAGGCGG GAAATGGAGCAGTCAATGAACATGCTGAATTCCAACCATGAGCTGCCAGATGTGTCTGAATTCATGACAAGACTTTTCTCTTCAAAATCTTCCAGCAAGTCTGGTGGTAGCAGCAGTAAAGCAGGGAAAAGTAGTTCTGGGAAAAGGAGGTAG